The genomic region TGAAACAACATGGTGACATCACGTTACAAAGAAAGCGTCTTTGTACTTACAGCTGGTTTTTGTAAACTACAACTGGCAGACGAAACAAAAACGTACTCcgaaaatgaactaatttaaattatttttATAAATTATGGTGGGTTTTTATGcatccaaaatatataattttacaGAAGATGCCTTGTAGCATGGCCATTGTATTGTTAGTTGGATTGGTAGTGTATCATTGcaaaaaataatattataaggacacaatgaaaaaaaaaatccatctTATAAGGATGTAgaaattattttaaaaacaaTGCATGTTGTCAACATCCTCGGTGGAACATGGTGGAGTAACAATATACAGTGACGGTGGGGGTTTACCTTCAAATCACATTTTTACATGAGCTTCAGTCAGGAACAGAAATGGTGGCGGTAGCTCGTAACGTTTTTATAAATAACCAGGGGCTGGTATGGCTGTTCGGACCCTGGTAGTGGTACACTGGGCTTAAAGGGTACAAAACGTCGACTACAAATCCCGTCAATGTCCAAATAACTGGAGTGGTATTAGAAAAGAAACCGGACCACTTCTGAACACAAAGAAACAGGAAGAACCCAGCCAAGAATCTCAAGGCTGCGGAAACCAACCCCTTTTTAACGACAACTTAAAAACAGATCAATAAAATATTCCAGTTAAGAAATAAAACTTCAAATGaaaaaaattgtatttgtatgccAACATCAATGCCAGGTATTTTCGGAGGAGTGTCCAAAAAAAGAAAGCGGGACGAGGCGTTTTGTGTACGAGGTGCAGTTCTCCTCGCTCCCAGTGACAGTCAAGCTGGAATCAAGGACAAGCTGGTTTATGGTCACACATGGCTGCAGGTAGAGAAGGgggatttggggggggggggggttgagttTAGTCCTGCTCCATGGGCTCCTCTGTGGTCCCAGTGTTCAAGGTGGCACTTTCCATGGCGCCCTCTGTAGGGGGTTCGGAGGTACTGCTGGAGGGGGCTACGTCTTCTCTGGCTGCGTCCGCCCCCTCCTctatgctgcagctgctgctgctcccgctgctgctgctgctcaccgGGTCGCTGCTGCTCTCCTCGCTGTCCCTGCTGCTCTCCGGACCCTCCAGGACCGGCGCCTGCTGCTCCGTCTGATCCATGTCGTTGCCCTCCTCCTGGGAGCCGCACGGCACCTCCCTCTCCGCCTGCTCCGCCTCCGCACCGGAGCCCGAACACGCCTCGGCCTGCGTGCTGCTACTGGGTTCTGTGGGGAGACACGTTCAAATGATATTTAGACAACATGGTCTTCAGACTTATCTTTCTAGaccagcggttcccaacctgtgatcctccttagcaacgggcagtacagtccttgacagtggtctgtactactggattaacaacgcagggctcaacgctaacttttaaaagtggttgccaggcatcagcttttggttgccaaaactgaaaatacggttgccatttttagtcaccttatattttaagctactatacagttatacatcaacttaataatgaaaatgtttcaTGTGGTAGGAAACTTGTCCACCCTCAATGCTGGTATACTAAACACCAGTAGTGCAGCCGTTGtcatgttcttcacagatccctcacaaaggaattgagcaagtcactagtttcttggtcatccgttgtctccctttcaaatgtgggttttcttgacctttgtgctgctgacccccaccatagatccactggcccttcagcattgaagtcttgatTGTGGTTCTGTCATTGGCCAGACTAATACATGTCTAATGTTAAATACATGAAAACCATTCACAGTTAAGAATTAGATATGAATTATTAATGCTGTAAATtacctttaatatgtctaactatatttaaaatgtgttttaaaacctttttatagaagagattatatttgtatgccaatattttcctatggtaaagtttcgtttagcacttttattttggtagtaataagatcgggactcttattttgaaggaaccttTACCGGAAGTGAATGCACAACAGAGCATAATGTACATATATATTTCGCTTTAGGCTCGTGCAACTTAAGTATCAGGTTCCGACtggtcacaacaataattaaatatcactcttaacacaacaaatatttaACATTGATCTATTTTGGAGTGCACATTTAGCTGTTCTTATTTCTTTAAGTTAAAAACCGGTTGCCACTGATTGCAACAAAAGGCCAAGAAGTGGTTGACATtctttaatgtcgagccctgcaacgtgtcacatgttctgaattgaccaatcaataTTTAGCCTCCGTATTGTTTAATGTTGAATGTAGATTCTTAAGTGGCCCCGagttgaaaaaggttgggaaccactcttCCAGACAGCTTTATGATTGACGGAGGGATGAGGGGTTTTCTTGTCGGCCAGAAAACTTCAAGAACCAAACACTCTTCAAAAAGAACACATCATCCCCTACAAATTATAATCTGTGATTTATGCCGCTGAGATGCGGGAGATTGTTGGCGTTGGTGAATGTTGCCCTCATTTACTTAAAAGTCATCGGAGCTTTTTTTCTTTGTACATAGGGGAGGCTTGCGAGAGGAACAAAGACACGTTCAAACGCATATTTAGACAACCTGGTCTTCAGACTAAAATTACCCAAATCTTTGACAGTTTCATGATTGAAGATGGATGAGTGGTTTTCTTGTCGGCCAGCAAACTTCAAGAACCAAACACTACTCAAAAGAGACACATCATCCCCTCAAAGACTTGTCCTGTTGAGAGGCGGGAGATTTTAAAGTGATATTTTGAGAGGAACAGAGGTtatatgggggggggggaagtattCCATAAAAGTTTCTTTTACAGAGCTTTTTACATTTACTCACGAAAGCTTACAAAATGGACTCAATGCTTCCTTTCACTACTGCAAGAAGCTTTATACATTATAGGTATTTTAAGTCAATTATATGACAGAGATAACATGACTGATAACAATAAGCCACTTAACATATAACATCTTTGAAGTTTGAAGATGGCCAACGTTAGTTTTTTTAATGAAGTCCACCTGAATGTATTTTTTCCACAAACTGGTTAACTTTTTATACAATCTCATGTTTAATAGGATTGCAAATCATGCCTTATGGAGCCATCTCCTCCTGCATAGACTATGAGAAAGACTTAATGAACCTCTTTGCTGTTCTTTTGAACATTGTCCTTCAAGAGAAGAATAACCAAATTGTGCTCGTTTTGATGGAGAAATTAACTGAGCTTTAGGAAACGTAAGCGTAAAGCTCTGGCTGGGAAGAGCCCGTCCTGAACGGGAGCTTAGAGACACATTTTAAGTATGAGAGCGGCAGAGACTTTCTTTGTCTGTAATATGTCGCCACAATATGAAAATGCCAATATAGTCACTACTCGTCCTTCGATTCAGTCCAAAAAAAAACTGTCTGCAAACGTGTACTAGTATCAAAACAGTCACCGAAACCGCAATAAAACTACTTTGGATAAAACTCAGAAAAGGATTCACAAAAGTTAGAGCCGTTATTCAGATAACAAAAaggataaaaacattatatagTCAGCACTGACTTAACCTACAAGGATATTAAcaatcatttaaataaaatcaATATGTCTTGTGGTTTTATGAGCATCTGTAATAAACaatcatttgtatttacttgactTTTTATCTTTAAATATCTTATTTTTACATTCTTACTTGCCATTTGGATATCGCACTGGTCCATATGGTGATTTGAATACCATTCATattaattgtgcagccctaATTGGGTGGAGGAAATAGTGCTGTATCTAATAACTGGAAAATGACTGTCATACGCAGCCAAAAGAAAACAGCAATTGCATTATTAGTCCAGTCTGCCTTCCATACCTGTGGGATTGAATTAAggagggatgctccgatcgatcggtgctctctataaaggccgatcaggagagccgatcacatgacgtaaaaaacaagctcgccaaaatggcttcaccagtctggcagtatttgAAGATGTCCGAAAATGACAGTAAaacagcggtatgcaacgtgagCGGAGCAGAACACACACTAAGCGTTAgaactaacacacttagctattttatctacctctggaataactagttatacatgtttattcttcactgtcgggggggtcactcattactggatcagtgagctgcatgagacgatactgacaggctgtcaggagagagagagagagagagagagagagagaggaaaagagaacgcttccgctcatttctccgtgttattatcccaagttaatgtaaacttgaataatatacttcatttgaatgtaataattatgttggtcgTTGTTTGTGAAAGTGAATGAGACGCATTAACtgagatttaaacatcactttaaattaatgctgtcaaaattatcgcgttaacggcggtaattaattttttgaattaattgcgttaaaatatttaacgcatgtgcagaatggcccgccccatacgtgccaccagtggcagcgccagggtatggctggggtaggctacacccataccaagaaatggcttagccccaccatgaaaaatgatgttaaagtaagcaaaataaagtctgccaactcgcggagtaaattgcacagacagcagttagtcagattgatttcagccgcttgtctggaaataccgaagaccagaaacggttttgaaaacttttgtcacgtagtgatcgtcttctcaatagaacatctttgataatgtcttctggccaatcagaatcaagataacggcgtggtgttgttgcaggaagtcccgacggagaatacttttgctgtagtacaggtttCACATAACTGGTACACAGGTTAtgcaatctgaaatgcgtaccgtcacttgtgtcacaaagcgcatttgcgtaccgacgtacttgtgaagcttttccagaaggcggttcgatcaccggacgacagagtcggtctccgtgtgcacagacaggctgctgttaacgtcggtctgtacaacggaactgtgccaaaactacgccaaccggctgcggagggagactccccccttcactggagaactgcgctaaaacagctgatcacaacgttcacactctgtggtcacgaagtactccactagcgcgcccccccctccccctctgtcgactttcctgaagtactcccccgttgatagaaatcaacacgtaatgaattaagaccccacggtttgatgattgataggtgtgtgggttgtctttcattttgacacgcagatttttttttataataaacatatgtatgttaaatggataaatccgccttctttcatttatctttccattctcAACAATATAcagaaagaaatggcatattttagacagttcgaatggtgattaatcaagattaattaatttttaagctgttatTAATccgattaaaaatgttaatcgtttgacagccctactttaaatggaagatccccataggccccgcccactcgatcggagcatccctagaatTAAGCTTCTTTTCTCCCCCGTGTAAATCATAAACTACAAATACGCCAATTTTCCCCTTGGTAGCcaagaaaacaaacacaaaccaactaataataataataataatagattacatttgtatagcgcctttcaagggacccaagacCACTTTACATGGtgagcaaacaaacaaacaaacagggcaaataataaagtaaaaaacACTCGTCAAAAGCAAACCAGCCTACCTTGGTCCTCTGGAGGAGCAGCACTGCTGGAAGCCTCCTTGTCCTTCCTGTAGCCGGCCTTGTCCTCTTCGTCTTCCTCCTGCACCATGGCTTCTGCCTCTTTCGATTGGCAGGTGGCGTGTAAAGGCCTCAGTGTGTCCGCCTCCTGCtcgtcctcttcgtcctcctcgtcttcctcttcctcgtcGTCCTTGCTGAACTTAAGTCTTTTCACTTCCTGTTGCTCGGCCTCCATGTCCTCCTCCGCTTCTTCGGGGTGTTTGTTCTTCACCGAGCTCGGCAGGGATCCCGACGCCGACACCTCACTGGAAGAGCGAGAAATGGGCGACACACATGTGATTCTTGCAGAGGCTACATGTGACCTGAAGACACGTTTTGGGTTGTgtgcactgttggaaagaggagagtcCTAGCTTTCTGATGATATCACGATTCTTTTTGTTCTCCAAacattaagcaaaatatgtcacattatataatgactgtcaccgagtcaacattttgagaaaaaggcccatcgatctgattgattattagcggagcaaatgatacaaatattacgaagggaagatattttcgtttggattagtggtctgggggaagctcacgagtgtgtgtgtgtatacaacgttgtatttatcatctgaatttgccgaaacaagtttaaggttgcgttcacaccagccttatatagtccggttgaatcgaacccgggtgcgtttagccgcttggtgcggttcgtttgggtcggtgtgaacgcagcccGAGActtctgaagtgaactaaacaaccggacgcTGGTCCGCCTAAAAGAGGTgctctcggagcgcttgctagtgaactctggagcggttcatcgctggtgtgaacgcagtccgcaccaaaacataggaagcgcagtatttacgtgtcacaagaacgcgggtgTCTTCGAAATCGTTAgcgaaagagtgaagcagaatgaagtgtcgtgtaaagtaaaaacaacTATCAAACAAAAAACTATACATAAAAGTCAGAGCCACCTGCCGTCGGTGATATGTGACCCGcgccatcgaaatcagtcggaagtcgcaacggctcatttaaaaataaacgtggatttgcgtaaaaaaatagtttttcggggttcgggtgttttgtttaattttaaataaagaaagtcttggctttcagaatatgaaacttttatttccaaaatcacacgataaatacttGTTTGAAgattgtaaagggaagatgacagctctccctcgccactctgctgttccgcagcgccgccccccctccctccgctgacattatgaatggaAGGCGTATAgtgatcatagataacacggcagggtccgttacagtttgttttcatctgatttaaattaaacaaagtcttggctttcagaatattaaacttgtttcggcaaattcagatgataaatacaactttgaagcttcggcataattacaagcggagaacggagtaacttggcgtcacagcaggcacaacaacagccggtgtttctcgtgagggttttttcctgatatcattagaaagctaggaatctcctctttccagcagtgtatacaactcaaaatgtgtcttcgggtcaatgcgactgattttgatagagcaggtcacatgtGTTACAATGTTTTTTAATcgcacgttgtctgattatataatcatatgcggcGTTGCTAGAATCTGTTGATAtgctctccagattaacagcagcatgaaaataacctgccgaggctccggtagaaattgccgggatttgcatttttacccccttaatgtctgaccaatggttgaacagcatttccgagcacatgacttgtgtttaaagtttatagtccgtttgaattTCGCCCGTGTGaatgcaaaccgaaccttctgaagtttgttttcatctgatttcaaatcccAGCGTGGGAGGCGAtgaaaaacaaactgtcactgaacctgccgtgttatctatgattactatacgccttacattcgtAATTTCAGCCCGAGGGAGGGGAAGCAGCGctgcggaacagcagagtggcgagctgtcatcttcaaaaaagtatttatcgtgtgattttggaaataagacTTTGTTTATCAATCAaattttacgcaaatccacggtTATTTTTTAacgagccgttgcgacttccgactgatttcgatagagcgggtcacatatgtgGAACAGGGTGATGAGATTTGAGCTGGTGTAGATGCTTAAATACCTGGAGTCTTTGTCGTCTTCGTGCTCTGTGTCGAGGTCTTTGTTGTCCGTGCTGTCTGGCAGGCCGTTAGCTGATAGTGAGTTGGCCAGAGACAACTTTGGTCGGTTCAGCGGTCGGGGAGTTCCAGGACCGTTCACTTTCCTAGGGAAAACACGCAAAaaggaatacaaaaaataaacaaaagtaATATCTCGGATTTCTGTTTATTCAAGGATCTAAATCTGTCCCAAACCTCTCTGTAAAAGCAGATGTGTTCCCAGGAAGCATCACTCCATTCATTCTGCTGACAGCGCTGCATCCATTTTTCCTGTACAACAAATTGAGAACAAACTAAACTCTTAATCCATTGGAACACATAAAACGTTTTGACTTATTTAGTTTATTCCTAAAAGTGTTACATTTGGAGAACACACTTACTCTGAGGTTGGGTGCACACAGCTTACCACCATTACATTCTACAGGGGAAGAAGAAAGGCCAAAAtgagtaaaaaaacaaaacactgacAGCTGGTTAACATTAACAACTTGAGGGGCAGAGCAGCTTGGGACATACCTTCTCCACTCCCCGGAGAAACTTATCTGTTCCTGTGTAGTTCCTCTTGGGTTCTGTGAGCAGCTCGCACAAGCGCTGGATCGTAAATGGAATTCTACAATttaagaaaaagcaacatgttCAATACAAATGATAAAGAAATTAGTCATTTAGGGTTTTTTTCAGGGCGTGCCTAACTTTGTTTCATCCGTTTATTCCATCACTGAGAAATGTCTCTGGAAAGCGACTTTGAGCCCCCTGTAAAAGCAGGTTTGCAGATTTGTCCAGTAACGTTTTAATGTGATGCcagaaaaaatatatttttgtttgcaAAGAACTGTAGAAGAACTCCACAAATATGAGAATCGTATCAAATTGAGCTCCGACGTCGCATTGTTGTTTACGTCTGCGGCGCCATCTTGTGTATGGGCGTCATGTTCTCGCGAGAATGTATATATCTTATATACAAGATAAGCGCTACAGGATTGCCCGCATACTATATTTGTCCAGATTAATCCCTCCTGTAGAACCATTTAACATATTAACATTATGTCGGTTATCAACAATTGTCAGAGCcttctttacatttttttttacttttttgaaTTAAAAGAATAACTCAAGGTTATCAGTCGATTATCAAAATGGTTTGCCGGGCAACCTTTTATAATTTGCTTATTTTTATATTACAATTGTTTTGGCTCCGATAGAAATGTCACtttagggtgcattcacacctagtagtccgcttctctggtgcgcaccagaccagtttgttacatcgtttcatttttcagaaggttcagtTTGCGTTCATAAAaatggactataaactttaaacacaagtcatgtgctcggaaatgctgttcaaccattggtcagacattacggaggtaaaaacgcaaatccagGCTATTTCTACCGGAGCTTCCGCCATGGAGCaccggcaggttattctcatgctgctgttaatctggagatcaacagacacttgCGGCTCGCGCATACGAttacacaatcagacaacgtccgttaaaaaacattataacacatataatgagacgttctgcagtaaggaggggcgtctcactgacgacaggtgttcttaattTTATATAGTTGACGGAGCAtttttacacgacactgttcaacacttaattctgcttcactctttaactaaacaaccgcggatgtcttgaaagaccttttcgctaaagatttttgatgACATCCGCGTTCTtttgacacgtaaatactgcgcttcctatgttttagtgcggactgcgttcacaccagcgatgaaccgctccagagttcgcaagcaagcgctccgagaccacctgttttagcggaccagagtccggttgtttagttcacttcagaggtctcagactgcgttcacaccgacccaaatgaaccgcaccaagcggctaaacgcaccagggttcgattcaaccggactatgaAAGGCTGGTGTGAGTGCACCCTAATTATAAATTTGAAAAAGCAGGACAACAAACATTCAAAAACCTCAATATAAACCCGAAAGAtgaaaaataaaacttgatttgaagaCAGCAATCCTAGAGGACAGCAACAGATTGCATGTGCTGGTCATGGGGAACAAAACATGCACAATCTGGTTTGCATCTCCCTACAGTCAACCAGACACCATTACTGTCATCAAAATCTACTACTAAAGATGTTCACATACCCGTCGTATCCCTTGACAATTTTCAGGATTCTCTCCTTCATATCTTCGAATGGAATTGACTCGACATTTGGATTTGCAGGACCTCTTTGCTCAGGCGCCGAGGCTCTGAAGTCATCCAGCACATTCTCCAATTTAAACAGGAAGTAGTTCTTGAATTGAGTCCATTGCACCCTGGAGTTAAAAGgtaagcaacaaaaaaaaggctCAACACATTTGGTATGACACATTATAATAGATCGAAAAACTTGCCATGTTGGAGAAAAACATATAGGAGTAGGAGAAACAAGGCATGGCCCACTGCATTTTGCAAAGTTGTCCCCATGTTTGAGGTCATCCCTTgttgtttacattcactttgaaaCTCTAGCACATGTTTGCGacagagaaaaaaaaacagttaTACAACACTATCTTACAAGTGCAGTGAGTGCACTGctgttaaatgctaaaatggctAGGTTGGCACACTGACAGCATGTTTGAATAGACAGCCAAACAGATATATCATCACAGATTAGGGTGGTCAGTTAGTTACCATGCTAACAGCAATCATAACAACACCAACAGGTGCCATCACAACTTTTTAGCGGTGCCCTAATGTTATAGAAAAAACAGGTATTAGAAGTTAATATGATGTTAAAGCCAAATCTGTGAAAGCTAAagggctaatgttagctagcggtCTTCATTTACCTTCCAGTTCACCTATTGTAACGTATAACATAGAAAGGAAAAAGGAACTAATTAAGGACAACATAAGCATTTGTAATCAATAGGTGTCATTTTCTTTAATTTAATGTAAAACCGTATTTCCCATCCCTCTTGACTCCCAGCCGAAGCCTGTCATTTTGTCACTACCGTAGCTTCAAATCCATGTCTTAAAGTCCCACAATGCCTTGTGTCGCTCACTGCTGTTCACATCAAGATCCTATTTTCTATGCTGGTGTGGATGTCGCATTGGCTATGGGGACATTAATTAagaagaggcatgaaaatacagttgacataacaaataaaatgcacaacaaactaagatttttctttttgcaaatgttgtacttctactcaactaCAATTCTGAGGTAACTCATGTACTTTTACACCACTAAATGTATATAATACcgttagttactttgcagatgttttattaatgatgtgaaatataaacaacacttCAATAAGACTTCGTTACAtatggagtaaatccacaaggtACCCTGTAGTATACACAGTGACAACAAATTAGCTCCACCTctaccagctttgataatatatgaatgcattgataagTAGTATCCAAACATATTACATAGTCATTGAAATATGCATAAagagtacttttactgtcggtACTTTACGTTTATTTTGATGcccatacttttgtactttgactcgagtaacattttgattgaaCTTGTACTTgtcacagagtattcctacactctattacttctacttttacttaagaacATAGTCCGAGTGCACCTCTGGTCTGCgtatgtgttcatgtgtgtggtgtagtagcagtagtaacgTTAGTGTGGGGAGAATTTATCAGGCCTGCTATGTTCACTTACAATGTCTCTCCTGTCTTGGCAATATGACATAGAAACTGCTCCAGAAGAGGACATTCCTCCGTCTTTGCTTTCTTATCGAAATCTGAGGAGAGAAAACAAACTTACATTACGTGGGAACAACGAAAACAACCCAACATTTCTTTAAAAACTAGCCTGAACAGAGATAGACAGGCTCTGATTTAACCTAGCTACATGTTCGATAACTCGGCTGAAAGGCTAGGATGTTTTACATTTAACCAACACAATTAAGCTTATTAGGAGGCGACACCCTGGCTGAATAGGATCAAATTGTCCAATTAACGTTAGCTATTTACATAACGCAGCGGGCTAATGGGTGCTATACGTCTAGCTTGATAGCTTGCTAGCTTGAAGTTTAGCACACTAGTTAGCATGTTTAGTTAGCTACAACCGG from Pseudochaenichthys georgianus chromosome 5, fPseGeo1.2, whole genome shotgun sequence harbors:
- the ppp4r2b gene encoding serine/threonine-protein phosphatase 4 regulatory subunit 2-B isoform X1 — translated: MEIDSLQEALRDFDKKAKTEECPLLEQFLCHIAKTGETLVQWTQFKNYFLFKLENVLDDFRASAPEQRGPANPNVESIPFEDMKERILKIVKGYDGIPFTIQRLCELLTEPKRNYTGTDKFLRGVEKNVMVVSCVHPTSEKNGCSAVSRMNGVMLPGNTSAFTERKVNGPGTPRPLNRPKLSLANSLSANGLPDSTDNKDLDTEHEDDKDSSEVSASGSLPSSVKNKHPEEAEEDMEAEQQEVKRLKFSKDDEEEEDEEDEEDEQEADTLRPLHATCQSKEAEAMVQEEDEEDKAGYRKDKEASSSAAPPEDQEPSSSTQAEACSGSGAEAEQAEREVPCGSQEEGNDMDQTEQQAPVLEGPESSRDSEESSSDPVSSSSSGSSSSCSIEEGADAAREDVAPSSSTSEPPTEGAMESATLNTGTTEEPMEQD
- the ppp4r2b gene encoding serine/threonine-protein phosphatase 4 regulatory subunit 2-B isoform X2, with product MDLKLRVQWTQFKNYFLFKLENVLDDFRASAPEQRGPANPNVESIPFEDMKERILKIVKGYDGIPFTIQRLCELLTEPKRNYTGTDKFLRGVEKNVMVVSCVHPTSEKNGCSAVSRMNGVMLPGNTSAFTERKVNGPGTPRPLNRPKLSLANSLSANGLPDSTDNKDLDTEHEDDKDSSEVSASGSLPSSVKNKHPEEAEEDMEAEQQEVKRLKFSKDDEEEEDEEDEEDEQEADTLRPLHATCQSKEAEAMVQEEDEEDKAGYRKDKEASSSAAPPEDQEPSSSTQAEACSGSGAEAEQAEREVPCGSQEEGNDMDQTEQQAPVLEGPESSRDSEESSSDPVSSSSSGSSSSCSIEEGADAAREDVAPSSSTSEPPTEGAMESATLNTGTTEEPMEQD